A single genomic interval of Rhododendron vialii isolate Sample 1 chromosome 3a, ASM3025357v1 harbors:
- the LOC131319870 gene encoding large ribosomal subunit protein P1-like, producing the protein MSVSELACTYAALILHDDGIPVTAEKIAALVKAANVSVESFWPSLFAKLVEKRNIEDLILNVGSGGGGAAVAFSAPAAGGAAAAAAPAAAAVEEKKEEPKEESDEDMGFSLFD; encoded by the exons ATGTCGGTTAGCGAGCTCGCCTGCACCTACGCCGCCTTGATCCTTCACGACGATGGGATCCCCGTCACT GCGGAAAAGATTGCTGCCCTTGTTAAAGCAGCGAATGTGAGTGTGGAATCATTCTGGCCTAGCCTCTTTGCAAAGCTGGTTGAGAAGAGGAACATCGAAGACCTCATCCTGAACGTTGGATCTGGTGGAGGTGGTGCAGCTGTTGCCTTTTCTGCTCCTGCTGCTGGCGGCGCTGCTGCGGCAGCTGCCCCAGCCGCAGCTGCGGTTGAGGAGAAGAAG GAAGAACCAAAGGAAGAGAGCGATGAAGACATGGGATTCTCTTTGTTCGATTAG